A stretch of the Taeniopygia guttata chromosome 3, bTaeGut7.mat, whole genome shotgun sequence genome encodes the following:
- the LOC140683633 gene encoding 3'-5' RNA helicase YTHDC2-like, which yields MAVDWARHFGQTEVVHLLESYSASFGFGNMDESSLVQKSASDLSAEDRELLTAYHHSFDDEKVDLDLIMHLLHSICHSSDAGAILIFLPGYDEIVSLRDRIVFDDKRFTDNAHRYQVFMLHSSMQTLYQKKVLESPPFGIRKIILSTNIAETSITVSDVVFVIDSGKVKEKSFDALSRVTMVKMGWISKASAIQRKGRAGRCQPGVCFRLFSRLRFQNMLEFQSPELLRMPLQEICLYTKILAPINCPIVDFLMKVPDPPPAVTVRNAVHMLKTIDAMDPWEDLTELGYHLTELPVEPHLGKMVLYAVVLKCLDPVLTIACALACQDPFVLPTLASQKRAAVLCRKRFAAGTFSDHMALLRAFQAWQKARSDGWERAFCEKHFLSQATMETIAGMRTQVLGQLRASGFVRARGGADIRDVNTNSENWAVIKGALVAGMYPNLVHVDRDSLVLTESKETKVRFHPTSVLGQSQYKKIAPANGQAAAIQALPTDWLIYDEMTRAHKTANIRCCSVVTPVTVALFCGPARLPSNALQASSSFRGRGVSNDSSDSEMEDKTSADLALLKLDEGLHLKLDPEAAGMLLQLRQKWHSLFLRRMRAPSKLWSEVDETTVRAITAVLSAEEQSAGLQQPSGIGQRPRPVTCEELPLASTWMSSNSRNSSTETELSDFSHAEKVSVKSTSPALHQPKKYKEKDILLSRQFSDDRSAQSSVKPADSSSYSNACATPSSPVSGKGLTAGLLAKGAKRS from the exons ATGGCTGTGGACTGGGCTAGGCACTTTGGACAGACGGAGGTTGTTCATCTGTTGGAATCCTACAG CGCTTCATTCGGATTTGGAAACATGGATGAAAGTTCCCTGGTCCAAAAAAGTGCTAGTGACCTTAGTGCAGAGGACAGAGAGCTACTGACAGCTTATCATCACAGTTTTGATGATGAAAAAGTGGATCTGGATCTGATAATGCACTTACTTCACAGCATCTGTCATAGTTCAGATGCAG GagcaattttaatatttcttcctgGGTATGATGAGATAGTGAGCCTGAGAGACCGCATTGTTTTCGATGATAAGAGATTCACTGATAATGCTCACAG ATACCAAGTTTTCATGCTTCATTCAAGTATGCAGACTTTGTACCAGAAGAAAGTGCTTGAAAGTCCACCTTTTGGCATTCGCAAAATT attcTTTCTACTAATATTGCAGAAACCAGCATAACAGTCAGTGATGTGGTGTTTGTCATTGACTCAGGCAAGGTGAAAGAG aaGTCTTTTGATGCACTGAGTCGTGTTACAATGGTAAAAATGGGGTGGATTTCAAAAGCCAGTGCTATCCAGAGAAAAGGCAG ggcTGGGCGCTGTCAGCCTGGAGTCTGCTTTCGTCTCTTCAGCAGGCTCCGATTTCAGAATATGTTGGAATTTCAATCTCCAGAACTTCTAAGAATGCCGCTTCAG GAGATCTGTTTGTACACAAAAATTCTGGCTCCAATTAATTGTCCAATTGTAGACTTTCTTATGAAAGTGCCTGATCCTCCGCCTGCTGTAACTGTGAGAAATGCTGTGCATATGCTTAAG ACCATAGATGCCATGGACCCTTGGGAAGATCTCACTGAGCTTGGTTATCACCTCACTGAATTACCTGTAGAGCCACACCTCGGTAAAATGGTGTTGTATGCTGTAGTTCTGAAGTGCCTGGATCCTGTTCTGACCATTGCCTGTGCTCTTGCCTGCCAAGACCCTTTTGTGCTGCCCACGCTGGCCTCCCAAAAGCGTGCAGCCGTGCTGTGCAGGAAGCGTTTTGCTGCCGGAACGTTCAGTGACCACatggccctgctcagggctttcCAG gcaTGGCAGAAGGCACGCAGTGACGGCTGGGAGAGAGCCTTCTGTGAAAAGCACTTCCTATCCCAAGCCACAATGGAAACCATTGCAGGAATGAGAACACAGGTGCTTGGCCAGCTTAGAGCCTCAG GTTTTGTGAGAGCCAGAGGAGGAGCTGATATTAGAGATGTTAATACTAACTCTGAGAACTGGGCTGTAATTAAAGGTGCCTTAGTGGCCGGGATGTATCCCAATCTTGTGCATGTAGACAGAGACAGCCTGGTGTTGACGGAATCAAAGGAGACGAAAGTGCGATTTCATCCTACCTCTGTTCTTGGTCAGTCTCAGTATAAAAAG ATTGCCCCAGCAAATGGACAAGCTGCAGCCATCCAGGCTCTCCCTACAGACTGGCTTATATATGATGAAATGACGAGAGCTCACAAGACAGCAAACATCAGGTGCTGCTCTGTTGTGACACCTGTCACGGTGGCCCTCTTCTGTGGACCAGCCAGACTGCCAAGTAATGCCTTGCAGGCATCTTCATCCTTTCGAG GGAGAGGGGTATCTAATGATAGCAGCGACAGTGAGATGGAGGACAAGACATCTGCTGATCTGGCACTGCTGAAGCTGGATGAAGGGCTCCATCTCAAACTGGACCCTGAA GCTGCTGGTATGCTGCTGCAACTCAGGCAGAAGTGGCACAGCTTGTTTCTGCGTCGCATGCGAGCTCCTTCTAAGCTGTGGTCTGAGGTTGATGAAACAACTGTAAGAGCAATTACAGCTGTTCTGAGTGCTGAAGAACAGTCTGCAGGTCTACAGCAGCCTTCAGGAATTGGCCAGAGACCAAGGCCTGTGACTTGTGAAGAACTTCCTTTGGCATCTACATGGATGTCAAGCAACAGCAGAAACAGCTcaacagaaacagaattgtCTGACTTCTCTCATGCTGAAAA ggtttcagtgaaatctacttCTCCTGCACTCCACCAGCCAAAgaagtacaaagaaaaagacattttgctcTCCAGACAATTCTCAGATGACAGATCCGCTCAGTCCTCAGTGAAGCCTGCAGACAGCAGTAGCTATTCCAACGCCTGTGCTACTCCTTCTTCTCCAGTGTCGGGAAAG GGGCTAACAGCAGGCCTGTTAGCTAAAGGAGCGAAAAGAAGCTGA